In Mongoliitalea daihaiensis, one DNA window encodes the following:
- a CDS encoding HsdM family class I SAM-dependent methyltransferase, protein MSKRTKDPKGDLRFVCKSAQTSDFRPISLTAMACGSGGMLTESQNFIKDEEGAIRAMGDVYLYGKEINDETYAICKSDMMIKGNNPENIRVGSTLSTDEFSGHTFDFMLSNPPYGKSWASEVKNIKDGNAVIDSRFVVNLKDYWGNVEEADATPRSSDGQLLFLMEMVNKMKPTSQSPLGSRIASVHNGSSLFTGDAGGGESNIRRHIIENDWLDCIIQLPNNLFYNTGITTYIWILHNNKAAQRKGKVLLIDASQRFAKLRKNLGNKNCELTASHIQEIQDAYTNFETVERQGEDGLAAKVFDNSDFGYFKVTIDRAARLKAQFSAERIADLRYDKTLKEPMQWAFETFGESVYTNLKSIEKELLEWCEKNDLDLNAKKRKALTAITTWKKQQEILETASALMDAIGTDEYSDFNVFLEDVNQELKAQKSKLSASEKNQILAAVSWYDETAEKVIKKTQKLSGDKLDQLLDHLNCTVEQLPDYGYYPSGKANEYIVYENQTDLRDSESVPLAESIHDYFLREVKPHVPEAWIDLDKTKIGYEISFNKYFYQHKPLRSIDEVSAEILALELESEGLIMDILKM, encoded by the coding sequence ATGAGCAAAAGGACGAAAGATCCCAAGGGGGATCTACGTTTTGTTTGTAAATCAGCTCAGACTTCTGATTTCAGGCCCATTAGCCTGACGGCTATGGCTTGTGGTTCGGGTGGCATGCTGACCGAATCTCAGAATTTCATCAAGGATGAAGAAGGTGCCATTCGGGCTATGGGTGATGTGTACCTATATGGCAAGGAAATCAATGACGAGACCTACGCCATTTGTAAGTCAGACATGATGATCAAGGGCAACAACCCTGAAAACATCCGTGTAGGCTCTACCCTTTCCACGGATGAATTTTCCGGGCACACCTTTGACTTTATGCTTTCCAATCCGCCTTATGGAAAATCCTGGGCAAGTGAGGTAAAAAACATCAAGGATGGAAATGCTGTCATCGACTCCCGTTTTGTAGTAAATCTCAAAGATTATTGGGGCAATGTAGAAGAAGCAGATGCCACCCCTCGCTCCTCCGATGGCCAATTACTTTTTCTGATGGAAATGGTGAACAAAATGAAGCCGACCAGCCAAAGCCCATTGGGTTCTCGTATTGCTTCGGTGCATAACGGCTCTAGCCTTTTTACAGGTGATGCAGGTGGCGGTGAAAGCAATATCCGCAGACACATCATTGAAAACGATTGGCTGGACTGTATCATTCAATTGCCCAACAACCTTTTTTACAATACCGGCATTACCACCTACATCTGGATTTTGCACAACAACAAAGCAGCCCAGCGAAAAGGAAAAGTGTTGCTGATTGATGCTTCTCAGCGTTTTGCCAAACTGCGTAAAAACCTGGGCAATAAGAACTGCGAACTGACGGCTTCACACATCCAAGAAATTCAGGATGCTTATACCAATTTTGAGACGGTGGAGCGCCAAGGCGAAGATGGTTTGGCGGCCAAGGTTTTTGATAATTCCGATTTTGGGTATTTCAAAGTAACGATTGACCGAGCGGCCAGACTGAAAGCCCAGTTTTCTGCCGAACGCATTGCCGACTTGCGCTATGACAAAACACTCAAAGAACCCATGCAATGGGCTTTTGAAACCTTTGGGGAAAGCGTTTACACCAATTTAAAATCCATAGAAAAAGAGCTGTTGGAATGGTGTGAGAAAAACGACCTGGACCTAAACGCTAAGAAGCGGAAAGCACTTACTGCTATCACGACTTGGAAAAAGCAACAAGAAATATTGGAAACTGCCAGTGCATTGATGGACGCCATTGGTACGGATGAATACAGCGATTTCAATGTCTTTTTGGAGGATGTAAACCAAGAACTGAAAGCCCAAAAATCAAAACTCTCTGCCAGCGAAAAGAACCAAATTTTGGCTGCCGTAAGCTGGTATGATGAAACAGCCGAAAAGGTCATCAAGAAAACCCAGAAGTTAAGTGGCGACAAGCTCGACCAACTCTTGGACCATTTAAATTGTACGGTAGAACAACTACCTGATTACGGCTACTACCCAAGTGGAAAGGCCAATGAATACATCGTCTACGAAAACCAAACGGACCTACGTGACAGCGAAAGTGTGCCATTGGCGGAAAGCATTCACGATTATTTCTTGCGGGAAGTAAAACCACATGTGCCAGAAGCTTGGATTGATTTGGACAAAACCAAAATTGGCTATGAAATCAGTTTCAACAAGTATTTCTACCAACACAAGCCACTTAGATCGATCGATGAGGTAAGTGCTGAAATTTTGGCTTTGGAGCTAGAGAGTGAAGGCTTGATTATGGATATTCTGAAAATGTAA
- a CDS encoding PDDEXK nuclease domain-containing protein: MEIQSDKEYQDWLKALKAKVSVARVKAALAANKELIHFYFDLGKMISEQQLKAAWGDKLIVQLSKDLSTEFTDMKGFSVTNLKYCRQFYQFYKNEIGQQTVGQSERVDFGQHAVDQLPWGHNVLIFSKSKNIAEALFYQQQTLHNNWSRDILALQLKSNLFERSGKVISNFKQTLPKPTSDLAQQSLKDPYVFDFVALAEKYNERDIENQLVQHISKFLLELGKGFAYVGRQYPMQIGEKEYYIDLLFYHVVLKAYVVIELKNTAFMPEYAGKLNFYLSAVDSLLKLEDDKPTIGILLCRDKNNIEAEFALRDINKPMGVSEFKLTEILPEDLKSSMPTIEEIEQTLKSSSYE; the protein is encoded by the coding sequence ATGGAGATACAAAGCGACAAGGAATATCAAGATTGGCTAAAAGCGTTAAAAGCGAAAGTTAGCGTTGCCCGGGTAAAAGCGGCTTTGGCTGCCAACAAGGAGCTGATCCACTTTTATTTTGACTTGGGCAAAATGATCAGTGAGCAACAACTGAAAGCAGCTTGGGGTGATAAGTTGATTGTGCAACTTTCAAAAGATTTAAGCACCGAATTTACAGATATGAAAGGCTTTTCAGTTACCAATCTGAAGTATTGCCGCCAGTTTTATCAGTTTTATAAAAATGAAATTGGTCAACAGACCGTTGGCCAATCGGAGCGAGTGGATTTTGGTCAACACGCTGTTGACCAATTGCCATGGGGTCATAATGTATTGATCTTTAGCAAATCAAAAAACATTGCAGAAGCGCTGTTCTATCAACAACAAACACTTCATAATAACTGGAGTCGTGATATATTGGCCTTACAGTTGAAATCAAATTTGTTTGAACGAAGCGGAAAAGTCATCAGCAACTTCAAACAGACGCTACCAAAACCTACTTCCGATTTAGCACAGCAAAGCTTAAAAGATCCTTATGTGTTCGATTTTGTAGCATTGGCAGAAAAGTATAACGAACGTGATATTGAAAATCAATTGGTACAACACATATCCAAATTCTTGTTGGAGCTAGGCAAAGGCTTTGCATACGTTGGAAGGCAGTATCCCATGCAGATAGGCGAAAAAGAGTATTACATTGACTTATTATTTTACCATGTGGTGCTCAAAGCCTATGTGGTGATTGAGCTGAAAAATACTGCCTTTATGCCGGAGTATGCCGGTAAACTCAACTTTTACCTTTCGGCAGTAGATAGCTTACTTAAACTAGAAGACGACAAACCTACCATTGGCATTTTGCTTTGCAGAGATAAAAACAACATCGAAGCTGAGTTTGCCCTGCGCGACATCAACAAACCTATGGGCGTAAGTGAATTTAAACTGACAGAAATATTGCCGGAGGACTTAAAATCGAGCATGCCCACCATAGAAGAAATCGAACAAACCCTAAAATCGAGCAGCTATGAATAA
- a CDS encoding restriction endonuclease subunit S yields MNKLAVQKYPAYKDSGVDWLGEIPEGWELRKFKYLFREINERSDDGTEDLLSVSQYTGVTKKSDKVEEGDLLTTASTLEGYKKVYQNDLVSNIMLAWNGSLGFSPFNGITSPAYSIYRLNKGNSERFFHYLVRSQIYKSEFKRNSSGVIESRLRLYTDDFFAIWSILPSPFEQTAIANFLDDKTAKIDQAIAQKEQLIALLKERKQIIIQNAVTKGLDPNARMKDSGVEWIGEIPEHWEVKKLKYVAFIRGGQVDPKISPYKEMILIAPNHIESRSGVILYEETADQQGADSGKYLAKEGDLIYSKIRPELRKVCKTDKVCLCSADMYAIKASKDVSEDYLLFVFLGEQFNDFMINQSLRVAMPKVNRSDVINYPIVFPPFEEQRRIIKYIETQSAKTDQAISLQQNQIDKLKEYKATLIDSAVTGKIKVE; encoded by the coding sequence ATGAATAAATTGGCAGTACAAAAATACCCCGCCTACAAAGATTCGGGAGTGGATTGGCTGGGGGAAATTCCTGAAGGATGGGAATTAAGGAAATTCAAGTATTTATTTAGAGAGATTAATGAAAGAAGCGATGATGGTACAGAAGATTTATTGTCCGTATCTCAGTACACTGGCGTTACTAAAAAATCCGATAAAGTTGAAGAAGGTGATTTATTGACAACCGCTTCGACACTTGAAGGTTACAAAAAGGTTTATCAAAACGATTTGGTCAGTAACATCATGCTGGCATGGAATGGTAGTCTTGGATTCTCTCCTTTTAATGGGATAACAAGTCCTGCTTATTCAATATATCGTTTAAATAAAGGTAATTCCGAACGCTTCTTTCACTATTTAGTGAGAAGCCAGATATACAAATCTGAATTTAAAAGGAACAGTTCAGGTGTCATAGAAAGTAGACTAAGATTGTACACAGATGATTTTTTTGCTATTTGGTCAATACTTCCTTCCCCTTTCGAACAAACCGCCATTGCCAATTTCCTAGACGACAAAACCGCCAAAATAGACCAAGCCATTGCCCAAAAAGAGCAGCTCATAGCCCTGCTCAAAGAACGCAAGCAGATCATCATTCAAAATGCGGTAACCAAAGGTTTAGACCCGAATGCGAGAATGAAAGACTCTGGTGTGGAATGGATTGGGGAGATTCCGGAACATTGGGAGGTGAAGAAGTTGAAGTATGTAGCATTTATTAGAGGTGGGCAGGTTGATCCAAAGATTTCTCCTTACAAAGAAATGATTTTAATAGCTCCCAATCATATTGAATCACGCTCTGGTGTCATTCTATATGAGGAAACAGCTGATCAACAAGGGGCTGATAGTGGGAAATATTTGGCAAAAGAAGGTGATTTAATCTATAGTAAAATCAGGCCAGAATTGAGAAAAGTATGTAAAACTGATAAGGTCTGTCTGTGTAGTGCTGACATGTATGCTATAAAAGCATCAAAAGATGTTAGTGAAGACTATTTGCTGTTTGTCTTTTTGGGTGAGCAATTCAATGATTTTATGATAAATCAGTCTTTAAGAGTTGCAATGCCGAAAGTCAATAGATCGGATGTTATTAATTATCCGATCGTCTTTCCTCCGTTTGAAGAACAGCGGAGGATTATAAAATATATCGAAACCCAATCCGCCAAAACCGACCAAGCCATTTCATTACAACAAAATCAAATCGATAAGCTAAAAGAATACAAGGCTACTTTGATAGACAGTGCGGTAACGGGGAAGATAAAGGTGGAATAA
- a CDS encoding sacsin N-terminal ATP-binding-like domain-containing protein → MEKSLTEISANSIFEKHYECYKKVWIETIKQQAGQVEQVSSDYQGRVIYELLQNAFDKAEKRILVKVNGNVLYIANDGTKFTYTTDYDYEKNSTERGDFQSLCSISTSTKNAANSIGNKGVGFKSAFSIAEHGFVNIHTQGNIIKKGVTNIEENISFRIYDSFKTINSIPKEFDLEIQENLSEKISIVQKEFKGRGVPGFYFPLQIKNEDETIKALFNDGFVTVIEIPFDIEIEQIVQSLYDEIEKIHFQFIRLKYDKDFKITFDYNGKIHKQKIEKNIVGLYSIELQNEELKQLARKINIEIEKPVIAFYINYETDGVLFNYLPSKVSSPFKNIDFHADFQTKVDRTNINFDKNSDVGKYNRALLQACVEFFFATLNNHLDSSERVELNLKWVDKNLIDEMNLKFEWRLLEIKNHSEIFHEVRSLLKIWDWEYNLASDLITRLTRKYFQAEKSNEEYAVYYDTISDFLERFTSKTNQYYIWVERFKNILAPKLLSLDCNLLPEISLTRSKEIFYKKRGENSLHLPSFIGVSITDFEIKDKYLRKKLGVKDFEDYNEILKYFKQVSYTGTFEKDSLTEKEQIELLKSIVQIMKNKKEVFTTCSHRYTRTFTSEERKIHSVVNQAYFNVSTVFLKTSIGKYKPAQLCRKSELDTAFLDKLDLTESLDSFLRFIGVSLDNNFIFCDLRIYNNLNNGIDYIPALFKRNETVDKLYGDDLLKNVRVISAKNKKVHPALINDNNYSFLQNISGRNIKSDLDNLRVKDYDNFPKEYLYILFEKLYSIRYGIERLYSSLFSPLHKHLNKYLISTKGTLEWKSKDDDFFIAQNKQDYEILKKYEVPLLNFYNGNEIPEELLNRKIILTENDIIANPVRDITTETLSLVESRICYMLSTVSNSNLSDLNYKDNSSGISVIQQLLFGCQVFECTSLSREIISNKSELKFENRADALFDKESKKIYFIQGCSKKTKAEFFAKYLFNNTSISSALELILFFKEPEDLEIEYETEDLNLFKKLWDKDYDKKFIAFEKEILDGFLAELDNIPQNWHIYNRREKSSLLLKFFNQGKLLELEKKIISIKQNYNNLFDDFQLEIDYSLNDNVISNMISFLEFRTDEVSKKYINELNALSKSFGQENRLEAIEKELIEKFNFSVSENVSMNSLDATKSKLNLDRKVDSIFNKLPVSNSSTTVTNFSANGKSEANSLVINKKKLVFQGGSNSTKCDNFLEETGANGEEQVLGYYINLFMTLSHDERKSAIEKIYQVIKEKLGNDSHNKFREKCLIHVKNDVELKKALIPYFYIAMHHKFAYLDIIAYENNSPIIIEVKTTSNNHNDSFYISIAEVNEALKESHYQIVRVTPSEIIFMGNPIKDLGNKLTSINGDNYKLIPRNYKFEFSKKNANAK, encoded by the coding sequence ATGGAAAAGAGCTTAACAGAAATATCCGCAAATTCAATTTTTGAAAAGCATTATGAATGCTACAAAAAAGTATGGATTGAAACCATTAAACAACAAGCTGGTCAAGTAGAGCAAGTAAGTTCAGATTATCAGGGAAGGGTGATTTATGAATTGCTGCAGAATGCTTTTGATAAAGCAGAAAAAAGGATATTAGTTAAGGTAAATGGAAATGTCCTATACATTGCCAATGATGGCACAAAGTTTACTTATACTACCGATTATGATTACGAAAAGAACAGCACCGAAAGGGGGGATTTCCAGTCACTTTGTTCTATATCTACGTCTACAAAAAATGCCGCTAACAGCATAGGAAACAAAGGAGTTGGCTTTAAATCGGCTTTTTCCATTGCAGAGCATGGTTTTGTTAACATCCATACCCAAGGTAATATTATAAAAAAAGGAGTAACAAATATTGAGGAAAATATAAGTTTTAGAATTTACGATTCATTCAAAACTATTAATTCCATTCCAAAAGAGTTTGATTTAGAAATCCAAGAAAATTTATCAGAAAAAATCAGTATTGTTCAGAAAGAGTTTAAAGGAAGGGGTGTTCCTGGCTTTTATTTTCCATTACAAATAAAAAATGAGGATGAAACTATTAAGGCATTGTTTAATGATGGTTTTGTTACAGTTATCGAAATTCCATTTGATATCGAAATTGAACAAATTGTACAATCCTTATATGATGAAATAGAAAAAATACATTTCCAATTTATAAGATTAAAGTATGATAAAGACTTTAAAATCACATTTGATTATAATGGTAAAATCCACAAACAGAAAATAGAAAAAAATATAGTAGGACTATATTCAATTGAGTTACAAAACGAGGAACTCAAACAGCTCGCTAGAAAAATAAATATTGAAATCGAAAAACCTGTTATTGCTTTTTACATCAATTATGAAACAGATGGTGTTTTATTTAATTACCTCCCATCAAAAGTTTCATCCCCCTTTAAGAACATTGATTTCCATGCTGACTTTCAAACAAAAGTTGATCGAACAAATATAAACTTCGATAAGAATAGTGACGTTGGCAAATACAATCGGGCATTATTACAAGCCTGTGTAGAGTTCTTTTTCGCTACTCTCAACAATCACTTAGATTCATCAGAAAGAGTAGAATTAAATTTAAAATGGGTAGATAAAAATTTAATAGACGAAATGAATTTAAAATTTGAATGGAGATTACTTGAAATAAAGAACCATTCCGAAATTTTTCATGAAGTAAGGAGTCTTTTAAAAATCTGGGATTGGGAATACAATCTTGCATCTGACTTAATTACAAGGCTTACCCGTAAGTACTTTCAAGCTGAAAAATCAAATGAGGAATACGCCGTTTATTATGACACTATTAGCGATTTTCTTGAGAGGTTTACATCAAAAACTAACCAATACTACATTTGGGTTGAAAGATTTAAAAATATCTTAGCTCCGAAATTGCTTTCATTAGATTGTAACTTATTACCAGAGATTTCTTTAACTAGGAGCAAAGAAATATTTTATAAAAAGAGAGGTGAAAATAGCCTTCATCTACCCTCATTTATTGGAGTAAGTATCACGGATTTTGAAATAAAAGACAAATATCTTAGAAAGAAATTAGGTGTCAAAGATTTTGAGGATTACAACGAAATCCTTAAATACTTTAAGCAGGTAAGCTATACAGGAACATTTGAAAAGGACAGTTTAACTGAAAAGGAGCAGATTGAATTATTGAAAAGCATTGTTCAAATTATGAAGAACAAGAAGGAGGTTTTTACTACATGCTCACATCGTTATACTAGAACATTTACCTCTGAGGAGAGGAAAATTCATTCTGTTGTAAATCAGGCTTACTTTAATGTTTCAACAGTTTTTCTAAAGACATCTATAGGTAAATATAAGCCGGCACAACTCTGTAGAAAGTCGGAATTAGATACTGCTTTTTTAGATAAATTAGACCTAACCGAAAGCTTAGATAGCTTTTTGCGATTCATTGGTGTTTCTTTGGATAATAATTTTATTTTTTGTGATCTTAGAATATATAATAATTTGAATAATGGCATTGACTATATACCAGCCCTATTTAAACGCAATGAAACTGTAGATAAACTTTATGGCGATGATTTGTTGAAAAATGTTCGGGTAATTAGTGCTAAAAATAAAAAGGTTCACCCTGCATTAATTAATGATAATAATTATAGTTTTCTCCAAAATATAAGTGGAAGAAACATTAAATCTGATTTGGATAATTTAAGAGTAAAGGATTACGATAATTTCCCAAAGGAGTATCTGTATATTCTTTTTGAAAAGCTATATTCTATACGTTATGGAATTGAAAGGCTTTATTCAAGTTTATTTTCCCCATTGCATAAACATTTAAATAAATATTTGATAAGCACTAAGGGAACCTTAGAATGGAAATCAAAGGATGATGATTTTTTTATTGCTCAAAATAAACAGGATTATGAAATTTTAAAAAAATACGAAGTGCCACTTTTGAATTTCTATAATGGAAATGAAATTCCAGAAGAGTTATTAAATAGAAAAATTATACTTACTGAAAATGATATTATTGCTAACCCTGTAAGGGATATTACAACGGAAACCTTGAGTCTGGTCGAAAGTAGAATATGTTATATGTTGTCCACTGTTAGCAATTCAAATCTTTCGGATTTAAATTATAAAGATAACTCAAGCGGAATTAGTGTTATTCAACAATTACTTTTTGGATGTCAAGTATTCGAATGTACAAGCTTATCAAGAGAAATCATTTCTAATAAATCCGAATTAAAATTTGAAAATCGTGCTGATGCTTTATTTGATAAAGAATCAAAGAAAATTTATTTTATTCAAGGTTGCAGCAAAAAAACAAAAGCAGAATTTTTTGCGAAATATTTGTTTAATAACACAAGTATTAGTAGTGCTTTAGAACTTATTCTTTTTTTTAAGGAACCTGAGGATTTAGAAATTGAATATGAAACGGAGGACTTAAATCTGTTTAAAAAGCTTTGGGACAAAGATTACGATAAAAAATTTATAGCATTCGAAAAAGAAATACTAGATGGATTTTTAGCTGAATTAGATAACATCCCTCAAAACTGGCATATTTATAATAGGAGGGAAAAAAGCAGTTTGCTTTTAAAATTTTTTAATCAAGGAAAATTGCTTGAATTGGAGAAAAAAATAATTTCGATTAAACAAAATTACAACAATTTATTTGATGACTTCCAATTAGAAATTGATTATAGTTTAAATGATAATGTTATCAGTAATATGATATCATTTTTAGAATTTCGAACAGATGAAGTTTCAAAAAAGTATATTAATGAGTTAAATGCCTTATCTAAAAGCTTTGGGCAAGAAAATCGGTTAGAAGCAATAGAAAAAGAATTGATTGAAAAGTTTAATTTTTCAGTCTCTGAAAATGTGAGCATGAATAGCCTTGATGCTACTAAATCAAAATTGAATCTTGATAGAAAGGTGGATAGCATTTTCAATAAATTACCCGTTTCTAATAGCAGCACTACAGTTACTAATTTTTCTGCCAATGGAAAATCTGAAGCAAACTCTCTAGTTATAAATAAAAAGAAATTAGTTTTTCAAGGGGGAAGTAATTCAACAAAATGTGATAATTTTTTAGAAGAAACTGGCGCAAACGGTGAAGAGCAGGTACTAGGTTATTATATTAATTTATTTATGACTTTATCACATGATGAAAGAAAAAGTGCTATCGAAAAGATTTACCAAGTTATAAAAGAAAAACTTGGAAATGACTCCCATAATAAATTTAGGGAAAAGTGTTTAATTCATGTAAAAAATGATGTTGAATTGAAAAAGGCCTTGATACCATATTTCTATATTGCTATGCATCATAAATTTGCCTATTTAGATATCATCGCTTACGAGAATAATTCGCCAATTATTATAGAAGTTAAAACTACAAGTAATAATCACAATGATTCGTTTTACATATCAATTGCCGAAGTAAATGAAGCATTAAAAGAATCGCACTATCAAATAGTAAGAGTAACACCATCAGAAATAATTTTTATGGGAAATCCAATAAAGGATTTAGGTAATAAACTCACCTCAATCAATGGTGATAATTATAAATTAATTCCTAGAAATTACAAATTTGAATTTTCAAAAAAGAATGCCAATGCCAAGTAA